The DNA segment GTACTGCCAGGGGAAGCGATTAGTCAGCAATTGGGAGCCTCAGCCACTTATTTTCAAAAATTGTTGAGAAAACTGGTCAGCGCGGATCTTATCACATCCGTACCTGGTGCAAAAGGTGGCTTCAGGCTGAAGAAGAAGCTAGAGGAAATTCGAATTTATGATGTGTATGTTGCTATAGAAGGGCAGCAGACGCTATATTCCTCCAGCGGCATTTTGAACGATATGCTTGAATTGCAAGCGGAGGATCAATGCTGCCTACTAGCTAATTTGATGCAAGAGGCGGAGACGGCTTGGAAGTCCGTATTAAAGCGAGAAACCATCGCTTATTTAGCCGAAGAAATGCAGGAAGAGCGTTTTAAGAGTAAGCTAGAATGTTTACAAGCCTGGGTTAAGGAAAAAATGGTTTTATAGCAATAGCTTCATTACATGCGAAGGAAGGAGATACTATGAGCAATCATCATAAAAAACTAAGTGAAATTTCATATTCGGTATTAGATCTTGTGCCGATTACTAAGGGAGGGTCACCTGCCGAGTCCTTTAAGAATAGTCTTGATTTGGCTCAGCATGCCGAGCAATGGGGCTATCACCGTTATTGGCTCGCCGAGCATCATAATATGCCTGGAATCGGGAGCTCGGCGACCTCCGTCGTGATCGGGTACATCGCTGGGGGGACAAGCAAAATTCGCGTTGGTTCCGGAGGGATTATGCTGCCGAACCATTCGCCTCTGGTCATTGCCGAGCAATTTGGTACGCTGGAAGCGATGTACCCGGGGCGAATCGATCTAGGCTTAGGGAGAGCTCCGGGAAGCGATCAGAGTACTATGATGGCATTGCGCCGCGATCCGCGGGCAAATGGTCAAGAATTTCCCCAGCAGTTGCAGCAGCTGCGAAACTATTTTGACGAGAATTCACGGCATAATCGCGTGAGGGCAATACCTGGCGAAGGCCAGGACATACCAATCTGGCTGCTTGGCTCCAGCGGTTTCAGCTCCGCGTTAGCGGCGGAGCTGGGATTGCCGTTTGCGTTCGCCAGCCATTTTGCGCCTGAGTACACGGTTCCGGCGTTAACGCAATATAGATCTCAGTTCCAGCCTTCCGAGGTTCTGGATAAACCGCTTGCGATGGCAGGGATCAATGTATTCGCGGCGGATACGACGGAAGAGGCGCACTATCTGGCAACATCGTTTCAGCAGCAGTTCCTCAGCCTGATCCGTAACCATCCTGGCCAAATACCCCCGCCGGTTGAGAGCATGGAAGGGATTTGGACGGAATATGAGAAGGCTTTAGTGATGAAGCAGCTCAAAGCGTCGATCATCGGCAACCCCGACGAGGTGAGAGCACAGCTTCAAGCTTTTCTGGATGAGACCGGGGCGGATGAGCTGATTATTAATACGACGATGTATGATCATAAAGCGCGCGTTCGTTCTTACGAGCTCGTTGCCGAAATTGCTGGCATGAAAGGTTAGTATCGGAATTAATCCCTAAGTAAGGATTTCCTAACGCATCAATTGCTGTGTGGGCCAACTAGCCAGCACCGTACAAAACTCTAGCAATATTCCACAAGCATCGTTCCGGCTTGATCATCTTGATCACCATTTGGTCAGCCGGAACGATTATATATTCTGCATTTTCTGCATTGTATTCCACGCACTTTAACGTGACACTTTATCCCCAATTAAAAAGTCAATTCTACTCACACTTATCTCATGGCATTCAACCGCTGATTGACTAATATTTAGATAATAAAATCCGGTTCATGGATAGCTCACCCTTGCAAACTGAATGATAATTTTTCCAGAATGAAATTCACTGGGTTTATTTTTCTTGCCTAATAATGAACTGAAATGATATAAACACCATTAATCAAGGTTATTACAAATATCTTAAATGCACCTAAGAAAGCAAGATATTATCTTTAGTAAACGTAATATTAGTTATGTAAACTAGATGATTGTGAAAAAGAGAACATTATCCACGCGCTTAAGCAGGAAATATATGATCGTTAATTATTTAATAGATTAAGAGGTTCCGAAAGGTTCAAACTCTTAGGGAGCCTCGACAATTTTCTTTTGACTTACCAAGAATTCGGAGATATAATAGCTATCAGATCAGAAATGATAATCATTATCAATTAGATGATGGTGCTTATTCTATGACTATTAACTGAATTTTAGGGGGACATATTGATGCACAAGAGGTTATTGAGCGTTCTGATGGTTATTGTTGTTATTCTGGTTCTGGCCGGTTGTGGGACCAACCAGGCTGAAAACCCTTCCGCGAATAGCAGCCCAATCGGCAATACTGCTGGCTCAAATACTAACAGCGAATCCGCTGGCGAGCCGATTATACTGAAAGACGCCAAAGGCGAGCTAAAACTGGATAAGCCAGCACAGAGGGTTGTCGTGTTGGAGTGGACATACACCGAAGATATTATTGCGCTTGGCATGCAGCCAGTGGGGAATGCCGATAACGAGAACTACAAGCTTTATGTGACTTCCGAAGCCCCGCTCGATGAGAGCGTAACGGATGTAGGTTTACGCGCTGAGCCAAATTTGGAGACAATCGCTGCGTTGCAACCGGATTTGATTATTGGAAATACAAGAAGTCACGAAGCGATTTATGAACAATTGCAAGGTATTGCCCCGACACTGATTTTCGACTTGTATCCGCAAGAAGGTGAAGGCGATCAGTACATGATCATGGAGGATACTTTTAAAACAATTGCCGCAGCCGTAGGAAAAACAGCCGAAGCTGAAAAGGTTCTTGCGGACCTGGATGCACATTACGCAGAGGCAAAAGAGAAGTTGGCCGCAGCAGGCAAAGATGGCTTCAATTACGTGTTGACACAAGCCTACAGCTACCAGAATGCGGCAACTTTGCGACTTTTTACGAATAACTCATTAGCTGTACAAACGCTGGAGCGGATTGGTATGAAAAATGACTGGACGCCTGAGAAATTCGAGCATTTTGGATTCAGCTCATCGACAGTTGAGGCGTTGCCGGCAGTTCAGGATACGAATCTGATTTACATCGTTCAGGAAGATGATGATATTTTCTCGAATGAGCTCAAAGATAATTCCGTATGGAATGGCCTAACCTTTGTCAAGGAGAATCGTACATTCGCATTGGACAGTACAACATGGGTGTTTGGCGGTCCGATCTCCTCCAAAGTGCTGGTGGATGAAGTTGTATCAACGCTAACGAAATGAGTGTTATGATGAAGCAAATCAACAGGAAGCAAGCGAAATTTAGAACGAGCTGGCAGTTAATTGCAATATTTGGGGGCGGCATAGCCGTCCTCTTCGTTCTGTCTATACTTAGCCTTGGATTCGGGGAGGCTGAGATTCCAGCAGCCATTGTAATGGACGGTTTGCTGAGCCGCCGAGATGTGATGGAACATAATTTACTGTGGGATATTCGTATGCCGCGTACGATTATTGGGCTTTTATCCGGTGCTGCACTTGCCGCGGCTGGCGCTCTGCTGCAAACGATTACGAGAAATCCGCTTGCGGCATCAGATACGTTAGGGATTAATGCCGGGGCTTACTTTATGGTGGTTCTCGGCATGGTTGCATTCCCGGCTGTACAACAACAATTCCCATTTCTGCTTGCTGCTGCAGGAGGACTGCTGGCAGCTCTCGCTGCTTATATGCTAAGCGGGGGCAAAGGCGCCACGCCTGTAAGGCTTGCATTGTCAGGCATGATCGTGTCCATGGTGCTTGGCGCATTTACATCGGCCCTACATATTTTTAATAGTACCAAAACGCAAAATTTATTCTTATGGGGCTCGGGTTCTTTGATTCAGTTAAATTGGGACGGTGTACAGTTTGCCTGGCCTTTTATTTTGGCTTTGCTAGCGGGAGCTATGTTCGCAGGTCGGCAATTCGATACGCTGGAGCTTGATGAATCCACCGCCCGTTCACTTGGGCAGCGGGTAGATCTAACACGGGCAATAGGTCTTGGGATGTCCGTATTGATGGCTGCAATCGTAGTAAGTGTGGTCGGACCTATCGGTTTTGTCGGTCTGGTTGCACCACACCTTGTCCGACTTAGCGGTATCCGTAAGCACAGCTTCCTTATCCCCGCAAGCGCACTGTGGGGAGCGATTCTGATTACTGCTGCAGATACGCTTGCACGAATGGTAAGGAGTAGTGTGGGGGAGATGCCGATCGGCGCCGTAATGGCAATCATTGGCGGCCCCTGGCTTATTTGGCTGGTTCTCACCAAGGTGAGAAATATATCAGGATCTGGGAGCGGGCAGTCATCGATGAGTATAGGAGGCGCCGCACTGCGCATGCGTTTTGCTCCGACGGCGATAAGCATAGCATTAATTCTCCTTGCTACCATCGTAATAAGCTTATCCTTTGGTGGAACGAGAATACCGTTAAGCGAACTATTGGGCAGCGTTGCAGGCGCCAGCGATTCATCGTATTCCGTCCTGCTTAATTTACGGCTTCCGCGTACGCTAGTTGCTGCTTTAGGGGGGATTGCGCTCGCGATTAGCGGTGTTCTAATTCAAAGCGCTGTTCGAAACCCATTGGCTGATGCTTCTATCATCGGTGTAACCGCAGGCGCTGGATTTGGTGCAATGATCGTGCTTGTAGCCTTGCCCACTCTGACGATAGTTGCTCTTCCATTTGCAGCTATGGCGGGGGGAATCATCGCTGCCGCCTTTGTATTCTTTCTGGCCTGGCGTAAATCCTTAAATCCATCCGTGCTCATTTTGCTTGGAATTGCTGTATCGGCCATTGGCTCTGCGGGCATCCAGGTCATGATTATTAAAGCAAGTCTCTGGAATACAAGTGCCTATATTTGGTTGACAGGTTCGACCTATGGACGAAGCTGGCCTCAGTTTTACACCCTACTTATATTTTTGCTGATCCTTGTGCCGATAGCATATTATTTGGCACGGAAATTTGACTTACTGGCATTTGGCGATGAAAGTTCAATTGGGTTTGGTTTGCCGATTCGGGGAACCCGTCTGGCTGCAATGATTCTTGGCGTTTTACTTGCATCGGCAGCCGTTGCCAGCGTAGGGACGATTGGTTTTCTCGGTCTCATGGCACCACATGTTGTACGGATGATGATTGGGCATCATACGAGACGATCTATTATTCTATCTGGACTGCTTGGTGGTTTACTGCTAGTTCTAGCCGACACGATCGGAAGGACGATCATGGCTCCGAAAGAAATTCCGTCTGGTCTGATCATTATGCTGATTGGAGCACCTTATTTTTTGTTTTTGATGTATCGCTCGATGCAGAAGAAAGGGTAGCAGCCTACAAAATTGAAATCCAAGCAATGTTAATAGAAGAAACAGGATATTTATCAAAGCTGTCGAGAAAAGCTCGGCAGCTTAATTTTTTGTATAAGAAAACCCCAGTTTGACTTTAAAGTGATCCCTTAGAATAGACATTGGAAAAACCCCTAGGTTTAACTAATGAATTATAGTGGAACTTGGTCTACTGAATCAACGAGGCAGAAGAAAGGGATATATATCAAGGGCGGTATATGCAGCAGTTGAAACGGGAGAGTGCAATGACGTAAGTTAAGTGGATGAAAAGGGAATTTTATGGTAAGATAGGGCAGAGCAGGAAATCGATCGCGACATTCGGAATCAACTAACGTTTATCCTGTTTACGGGTAAGTCGGTAGGAAAGGCAAATAAAAAATCTTCCAAGGGCAAGCCTGAGAGAGCCTGAGGTTGGCAGACTTTATGTGCACCTTTTTAGGCGTTTGTTGTAACATCCCCTTATAGAGTTGATGGATGTCACCGACTAAGCCGATGGATATGATTACAGATGTTAGTTTATTAATAGAATTCCTGATATGTTGAATATTGAAATTAAAACTAACTTTTTAGTATAGTCTATGTATTTTTGTTATAAGGGAGGTACTTTAATCAGTTTTTATGAGACACATATAGTAATATCTATATTATAATGTAAATAATAGATATTTATGTTCTTATGGTAGTATATTTATAATATACAAAAAGAAGGCTATTATTTGTGATAAAATGGAGTAAAGCAGTTAATAAGTTTCTGGTCATATTTTTTTTAGCTATCGTGTGGATTCAATTTGCATATACCAGTCGAGCTACTTCCATGTATTCATCTGATTGTAATAATCTGAGTGGAGAAATGAAGAGCTATGCATCAGGTTATTACTACAATCATTTGATTCAGAACTAAAGGTATCAACATGTAATCCAAATGCTTGGAGAATGCTTGATTTCCAGGACGGTTTTGAATCAGGCTATGTGAACGGTTGGAATTTAAAAGCAGAATAAAGGACTAAAGAGGGTACATTTGTGAAGAAAAAAATATTAATATCTTTATTTACTGTTCCTTTGGTTGCCGCAACCGTATTTGGTTATATCTATAAGAGTGAACTAAATGTGATTAGTGCACAAAATCAAATTGTGATTGCTTCTGATAAAGCTACTCAAGGTAAAATTGAATATATAAAAGAGACTTTTTCTGACGGAGCTTACATCGTACGTATCCGCGATAAAGAAAATCTCACTGAGATTACAGAAGAATATCGTAATAATAAGCTTCATAACAAACTTATTATTGAAGATGGTGGAAAAAGGATTACTTCGTATGGGCGTGACTTTGAGACTAATAAACTGGTAGGAAATACATGGACAATGCCGGAGAACATAGCAGCTGAAAATAAAAAGTTACTGCAGATCTCGTTGCTGGAGAAGGCAAAAGAAGAACTGCAAAGTCAAAGTTGGACGATCCTTGAATCCTCCACCTCATTAACTGCAGCAGCTTCAAATCAACAACAAGTTGTGACTGAAGATGAATTCCATAAAGAGATTGTTACAATCGATAATAATACGGGCCTCCCGATTAAAAGAGAAATATTTTTAAAAGACAAAAACGGTAATATAGTATATAGCTCGACAAAGACGGAAGAGTACAAATATCTAGATACCATGCCACTGAAAGTTCAAAACCTCTCTCATGAAGAAGATGTAGAAATTAAAGAAATTCCCGCGCCTATTATAGAAGATAAGGTTTTTGAAGGATCATAAACGGCTGATAAAACACTTTTCAAAAGAGGAATCTATAGCAGTCTCGCATCCGCACAAATATAGAATGAAACAAAGAAACCACTTCCTTAAATGAAGTGGTTTCTTCATATAATTGCAATTGCTCTGAATTAATAATTTATTGTTGTGTATCCTCATTAAGGAACATACGTGCTATAATAAGTACGCCAAACACGTATTTTGCGCACTTTCGATTTTGAGCGATTTTTTTGTGAAATGATCACCAGTTATCTATCAAAATATTCGCCATAATATACCATAAAAGAGGAATACATGGATGATATGAGGGATCAACATTGACTACTAAATATGACATCGAAGAAATCTATGCCGAACCTCTTCAGGCATTTAAAATCTGGATGAAGCAGTCGGGGTATACCGAAGCAACGAGAAAAGAGTATATGAGAGAAGTTTATGATTATTTATACTCTCTGGATGAACTGCCGGTTCAACAGGCGGGAAAATTGAACGTGGTCAGCTTTTTGGTATCCAAACAAGATTCGGCTGGCGACAAGACGAGGAATCGGACGCTATCCGCAATCCGTTCCTTTTACGCATCATTGCTTGACTTTGATTTAGCCACAAGAAACCCTGCGCTTGAGGTTAAGAAATCGAAGACGGAGAAAAATAAAATTCCGGTTTATTTGGAGGAGCATGAGCTTAAAAAGGTACTTACCTATGTAGAGGGACGATATCGCGATCGGAATCTGGCCATTTTTCTGTTAATGGGTTACTGCGGTTTACGGGTAGGTGAGGTTCACCGAATGAACCTGTCTCATTTCAAGAGAGATAAGGGTACGCTAGAAGTGCTAGGCAAGGGGCGGAAATGGAACGAGATTCCACTTCCTGATTTAGTCGTAGAATATCTCGGAAAAGTAGAAGAGGGGCGCATCCAGCCCTACAGCGCAAAAGAGGAAGCCTTCTTTGTATCCCAGAAAGGAAGAAGACTCTCGATCCGTCAGATTCAGAAGATTGCTGCGAACGTCTTTGATGCGTTCAAGCAGGATCATCCGCAATTGACTGATTTGAAATTATCCTGCCATAAGCTGCGGCATTCCTTTGCTACGATGCTGTTGAAGAACAACGTCGATATTCGCGTGGTGAAGGAGCTGCTAGGTCATGCCTCCATTGAAACGACGATGATCTACACGCATATTAATGACGAACAGAAGCGCAGCGCCATGACGACGATTGTGGTGCCGAAGATTTGATGATTTGTCTTGAGTTGTATTGAAGTTCAGCATTAATTATAGATCCAAACAACAAAATCCCACGCAGCGTGGGATTTTTTAATTCGTCTTTTTTATTCTTCGACAGGTCTTTGCACCTGAAGAGGTGGAGGGATCAGCCACCCTTTTTCTTTATTCATTTGCAGGATTCGTAAGCCCAGGGCAGCTTTAGTTAGGTGATATTTTCCAAATAATGCGCCTATATCTTCTCTTATGGATTGCCCCATGACGGAACTGCATGCGGTAAGACCAAGTGCGTTCTCGGCTGCAATTTTTGCAGCGATTTCGGGATCGGTAAATCTTGCTCCTGCCGGAATATCCTCTAGTTTAACTGGGGGTCTTTCCGGTAATACAG comes from the Paenibacillus lentus genome and includes:
- a CDS encoding LLM class flavin-dependent oxidoreductase; protein product: MSNHHKKLSEISYSVLDLVPITKGGSPAESFKNSLDLAQHAEQWGYHRYWLAEHHNMPGIGSSATSVVIGYIAGGTSKIRVGSGGIMLPNHSPLVIAEQFGTLEAMYPGRIDLGLGRAPGSDQSTMMALRRDPRANGQEFPQQLQQLRNYFDENSRHNRVRAIPGEGQDIPIWLLGSSGFSSALAAELGLPFAFASHFAPEYTVPALTQYRSQFQPSEVLDKPLAMAGINVFAADTTEEAHYLATSFQQQFLSLIRNHPGQIPPPVESMEGIWTEYEKALVMKQLKASIIGNPDEVRAQLQAFLDETGADELIINTTMYDHKARVRSYELVAEIAGMKG
- a CDS encoding tyrosine-type recombinase/integrase, whose product is MTTKYDIEEIYAEPLQAFKIWMKQSGYTEATRKEYMREVYDYLYSLDELPVQQAGKLNVVSFLVSKQDSAGDKTRNRTLSAIRSFYASLLDFDLATRNPALEVKKSKTEKNKIPVYLEEHELKKVLTYVEGRYRDRNLAIFLLMGYCGLRVGEVHRMNLSHFKRDKGTLEVLGKGRKWNEIPLPDLVVEYLGKVEEGRIQPYSAKEEAFFVSQKGRRLSIRQIQKIAANVFDAFKQDHPQLTDLKLSCHKLRHSFATMLLKNNVDIRVVKELLGHASIETTMIYTHINDEQKRSAMTTIVVPKI
- a CDS encoding ABC transporter substrate-binding protein, whose product is MHKRLLSVLMVIVVILVLAGCGTNQAENPSANSSPIGNTAGSNTNSESAGEPIILKDAKGELKLDKPAQRVVVLEWTYTEDIIALGMQPVGNADNENYKLYVTSEAPLDESVTDVGLRAEPNLETIAALQPDLIIGNTRSHEAIYEQLQGIAPTLIFDLYPQEGEGDQYMIMEDTFKTIAAAVGKTAEAEKVLADLDAHYAEAKEKLAAAGKDGFNYVLTQAYSYQNAATLRLFTNNSLAVQTLERIGMKNDWTPEKFEHFGFSSSTVEALPAVQDTNLIYIVQEDDDIFSNELKDNSVWNGLTFVKENRTFALDSTTWVFGGPISSKVLVDEVVSTLTK
- a CDS encoding iron ABC transporter permease, which encodes MKQINRKQAKFRTSWQLIAIFGGGIAVLFVLSILSLGFGEAEIPAAIVMDGLLSRRDVMEHNLLWDIRMPRTIIGLLSGAALAAAGALLQTITRNPLAASDTLGINAGAYFMVVLGMVAFPAVQQQFPFLLAAAGGLLAALAAYMLSGGKGATPVRLALSGMIVSMVLGAFTSALHIFNSTKTQNLFLWGSGSLIQLNWDGVQFAWPFILALLAGAMFAGRQFDTLELDESTARSLGQRVDLTRAIGLGMSVLMAAIVVSVVGPIGFVGLVAPHLVRLSGIRKHSFLIPASALWGAILITAADTLARMVRSSVGEMPIGAVMAIIGGPWLIWLVLTKVRNISGSGSGQSSMSIGGAALRMRFAPTAISIALILLATIVISLSFGGTRIPLSELLGSVAGASDSSYSVLLNLRLPRTLVAALGGIALAISGVLIQSAVRNPLADASIIGVTAGAGFGAMIVLVALPTLTIVALPFAAMAGGIIAAAFVFFLAWRKSLNPSVLILLGIAVSAIGSAGIQVMIIKASLWNTSAYIWLTGSTYGRSWPQFYTLLIFLLILVPIAYYLARKFDLLAFGDESSIGFGLPIRGTRLAAMILGVLLASAAVASVGTIGFLGLMAPHVVRMMIGHHTRRSIILSGLLGGLLLVLADTIGRTIMAPKEIPSGLIIMLIGAPYFLFLMYRSMQKKG
- a CDS encoding RrF2 family transcriptional regulator translates to MHMKTGVEQSVYAIFLLSLLPDKAVLPGEAISQQLGASATYFQKLLRKLVSADLITSVPGAKGGFRLKKKLEEIRIYDVYVAIEGQQTLYSSSGILNDMLELQAEDQCCLLANLMQEAETAWKSVLKRETIAYLAEEMQEERFKSKLECLQAWVKEKMVL
- a CDS encoding DUF3231 family protein — its product is MGILSGNPKDEPMHYGEIFSVWQASMVAKGTVSFYQAFLNHAGDQDLKKILEDLIEQAKLEIKECDTLLTDNGIAPAPVLPERPPVKLEDIPAGARFTDPEIAAKIAAENALGLTACSSVMGQSIREDIGALFGKYHLTKAALGLRILQMNKEKGWLIPPPLQVQRPVEE